From a region of the Helianthus annuus cultivar XRQ/B chromosome 5, HanXRQr2.0-SUNRISE, whole genome shotgun sequence genome:
- the LOC110943572 gene encoding uncharacterized protein LOC110943572, with translation MPRAVYNPEAEYNYDLVYRPAEAAENSKFILEIALAPLEKAKLPSNIGKFYGLTDPDDHLRVFTSAGLVGGWTLPLWCHLFVQTLTGPARIWFDNLPTGQIESWKDLREKFLTHFSQQRRSIRDTSDVMNIWRRDNESLEDFITRYNKEVLEIGGVHEQLIRAQFKYAVRCDDMVKVLSGTEGLPTSWEKIMAAAKVYAQTVKNLTTNRPPPPHNRPADLSLTGERRFKKSWRESGTGSRSSEDARTTINKLSAQRENKQENRERQWTPLTKTPAEVLSTEDYQFKPPIPMKNKRGQDPAQYCEYHKDNGHTTNNCISLRTEIEKALKSGELTHLLQNVRKEIKQITQGEEGPSKWAKT, from the coding sequence ATGCCTCGAGCGGTTTATAACCCTGAGGCAGAATACAACTATGACTTGGTTTACCGCCCTGCAGAAGCAGCGGAAAACTCAAAGTTCATACTAGAAATAGCTTTAGCTCCATTGGAAAAGGCTAAATTACCATCCAACATAGGGAAGTTTTATGGGTTAACAGATCCCGACGATCACCTAAGGGTATTTACCAGCGCAGGTCTGGTTGGGGGTTGGACTCTCCCGCTATGGTGTCATCTGTTCGTACAAACCCTGACCGGTCCAGCAAGAATTTGGTTCGATAACCTACCAACCGGACAGATCGAATCATGGAAGGATCTGAGAGAAAAGTTTTTGACACACTTCAGCCAACAGCGGCGTTCCATCCGTGATACATccgacgtcatgaacatctggcgccgAGATAACGAAAGTCtggaagatttcatcaccagatacAATAAAGAAGTATTGGAAATTGGCGGTGTTCATGAACAACTGATCCGTGCTCAATTCAAGTACGCGGTTCGATGCGACGACATGGTTAAAGTCTTATCTGGAACAGAAGGCCTTCCAACAAGTTGGGAGAAGATAATGGCGGCGGCCAAAGTTTATGCGCAAACTGTGAAAAACCTCACAACAAacagaccaccaccaccacacaatAGGCCCGCGGATTTAAGCTTAACCGGCGAAAGAAGGTTTAAGAAATCATGGCGTGAGTCTGGAACAGGAAGCCGTTCGTCCGAAGACGCCCGCACAACAATCAACAAACTCTCCGCACAACGGGAGAACAAACAGGAAAATAGGGAGAGACAGTGGACTCCCCTAACAAAAACCCCGGCGGAGGTCCTAAGTACTGAAGACTATCAATTCAAGCCTCCGATTCCGATGAAAAATAAACGTGGACAAGACCCGGCGCAATACTGCGAGTATCACAAAGACAACGGGCACACCACTAACAACTGCATCTCTCTGCGCACAGAAATAGAGAAAGCTCTCAAGAGCGGCGAATTAACGCATTTACTCCAAAATGTACGAAAAGAGATTAAGCAGATAACCCAAGGGGAGGAGGGCCCAAGTAAATGGGCAAAAACCTAA